In Pyrodictium occultum, the genomic window ATAGTGGTGGTTAACGGCGCAGCCGAGGCGCTGGCGGTGCTCCCGCTCCTCCTCCACGCGGAGAGGCTCGTCGTGGTCGAGCCCGGGTTCGGGGACCACGGGGTCCAGGCGCCGGCCATGGGGCTGGGGCTGGCAAGGGTGGTCATGGAGAGGGGCGGGGAGGGCTTCACTATCGACGAGGCCCGTGTGCTCGAGGCGGCGGAGGAGGGCTCAGTGGTGGTCCTCTCCAGGCCCAGTAACCCGACCGGCTACCTGGCGCCCGCCGACCTCCTCGCGGACCTCGCCCGCAGGCTCGCGGAGAGGGGCTCGTGGCTTGTGGTGGACGAGGCTTTCATCGACCTCTCGCCGGGCGCGGAGCCGCTGGAGCCGGGCCCCGGCCTGGTGGTGGTCCGGAGCCTCACCAAGACCTTCGCCTCCCCGGGGCTCCGGCTGGGCTACATCTACGCCGAGGAGTGGCTGGCCAGGAAGCTGGACGGCGCTCGCCAGCCCTGGCCCGTAGGGGGTCTCGAGGCCTGCGTCTACCCCAGGCTGCTCCACGACCCCCGGAGCCGGGACTACGTCGCCAGGGGCCGCGAGCTGGCGGCGCTGGAGTCCAGGAGGCTCGCCCGGAGGCTCGCGGAGATGGGGCTGCGCGTCTACCCCTCCAGGGCGCCCTTCCTGCTCCTGGGGCATCCCTGGCTCCCCCACCCCGCGATGCAGGAGGCCCTCACGGCCCAGGGGGTCTACGTGAGGGATGCCTCGAGCTTCCACGGGCTGGGCCCGGGCTACAGCAGGGTCTCGATCAGAACCCCTGGTGAGAACGATGTCCTCCTACGCGCGTTCGAGAGGGCGCTCGAGGGGGGCTAGGCCTCCGGGGGCTGCTAGGAGGCTGGCCTGCCTGGCGTCGTTCCTCACGCGGCTCCCTCTGGGCTGCCACGATATCGAGGAGGCTGCCAGGGGCTACCCCCTGGTCCCCCTAGTCGGGCTAGTCGAGGGAGTGCTCGTCTACGCTGCCATGCTGGCCTCCCGGCTCCCCGGCGTAGCGGCCGCCCTCGGGCTGGCGGCCCACGTGCTGGTGACCGGGGCCCTCCACTTGGACGGCTTCGCCGACTACAGCGACGCTGCCGGCGCCGGCGCTCGCGGCGACAGGGCGCTGGAGGTAATGAAGGATCCGAGGCGCGGAGGCTTCGCGCTAGCCTATACGGCCACCCTCCTGCTGGCCAAGTACGCGGGCTTCATGGCGGCGTGGCGTCGCTGGCCGGTGGTGCTCGCCTCCTACCTGGCAGCAGCCGAGGCCATGTACATGGTCTCCCTGCTCCTCCCCGCCCCGGGCTACGAGGGGCTCGGCAGTCTCTTCCGGAGGCTCGGCACCGGGGGAGGCGCGGCCACGGTTAACATGGCCGTCTACGCGCTTGCGGCCCTGGCGCTCCTGCTCCAGGATCCTCTGGGGGCTTCCGCGGCGCTGGCTGGGGGCGTGGCGGCCGCCCTGGTGGCGGCCCGGGACGCTCGGGGGAGGCTCGGCTACGCCTCGGGCGACGTGCTCGGCTTCGCCTACGAGCTCGCCCATACATCCGCCCTCCTAGCGGCCGCGCTGCTCGCCGGCTAGGGGTGCCGCGGCGCCATGGCTCCCGCGTGGCTCCCCGTGTGGCTCTATCCCGGGAGAGTCCTTCTGGCCGAGGCTATCCTACTGGCTCATGTGCTCGACTTCATCTACCCCTTCCACCGGGGCCTCCTGCTCCGGGTGCACCCCGTCCACACCTCCTACTTCATGGCCAAGCGGCTGGCTCCCCCCCGGCTCGGGCAGGCTCCGGGGCGCTGCGGCCTGGGCGGCTGTGGTGGGCTCCCACCTGGCGGGCTACGCGCTCCTCCTCTACGCCGCGTGGAGGCTCAGCCCCCTGGCCTGGCTCCTGGCCGCCTCCTGGGTGCTGAAGACCTCGTTCTCGCTCCGCCTCCTACTGGAGACCGTCTGGCGGGCCGCGGCGCTCATGGAGAAGGGCTGCGTCGACCAGGCCCGCAGCCTGGTCCAGGGCCTGGTGCGCCGCGACGTCTACAGGCTGGGCCCTGGCCACGTGGCGAGCGCGGCGGTGGAGAGCCTCGCGGAGAGCCTGGTGGACGGCTACACCTCGCCGCTCTTCTACACGCTGCTCCTCGGGCCGCTCGGCGGCCTCCTCCAGAGGCTGGCTAACACGCTCGACGGCGCCCTCGGCTTCAAGACGCCGGAGTACCTGGAGGCCGGCTGGGCGAGCGCATGGGTGGACACGCTGCTCAACTACGTCCCCGCCCGCGTCACCGCCGTGCTGATAGCCCTGGCCTCCCCCGCCGCCGGGGGCAGCGTGGCGGCGGCGCTGCGGGTCTGGAGCCGCTACGCCTCCTCCACCGAGAGCAGGAACGCCGGCCACCCGATGAGCGCCATGGCGGGCGCGCTGGGAGTGAGGCTGGAGAAGCCCAGCAACTACGCGCTCGGGGAGGCCCAGCTACCCGGTCCCCGGGAGATGAGGCGCGCTGTGCGCGTCGCCCTGCTGGTGGCCGCTGCCTGGCTCCTGCTGGCACTGCTCGCCCTCACGCTGGCCTAGCAGTGGCAGTCCGGCAGCTCTATGCCGGTGAGGGCCTCCAGCTCCGTCCTGCCCAGCGCCTCGGTGCCGGCTCCCTGCTCCGCGGGGGTCTTCGGCCTGTCGGCGACGAGCGTGAGGCCGTGGCGGCGGAGGATGCTGCGGAGCAACTCCTTCCCCTCCCACACGCTCTGCCGGAGGCACTCGAGGGGCGTGCTCATAACAGTCTCGAGCACCTCGTCGCTGAGCAGGGGTGCGTGGGCCTCCACGCCGATACACTCGGCCAGCTCCATGCCCGGGTACCTGCCCCTAGCGGCCATCCGGAGTATTGTATCCCTCAGTTCCCCGGGGCCTAGGCTCAGCATGAACCGGTAGCCAGCGAACACCTCGTCGCCCCCCTCGCCTAGGAGGATGTAGCGGCAGCCAAGCCTCCTAGCCTCCTCAAGCGCCCGGAGGAATACAATGTCGTTCCTCAGCTCCACGTGGTCCCTCCTGCCCGTGCACCTTATGACCAGTGGTGCGTGCCCCGCTATGTAGCCCGGGTCTACGGGGACAACGTGGAGCTCTATCCCCAGCTTGCCGGCCACGTAGAGTGCGTAGGGGAGGTCTCTCGGCAGCCCCCGGGTGTAGAAGGCCGTGACCCCGCGTAGGGGCAGGGCCTCCAGCCTCGCGGCGAGCGCCACCACGGTGGTGTCGATGCCGCCGCTCATAGCTATGCAGTCGCAGCCCACGCTTCCGACGTAGCGGCGCAGGGCGCTTAGCACAAGCTCCTCAGCCGCTCTGCAGGAGAGCCCGGCCACCCAGCTACACCACCCTGAGGAGATGATAGCCCTGGATCTCCAGCTTTTCCACCACCTGGTAGGGGAGCCTCTCCTCGTGCCTGGGGCTGTCGATGACCAGGGTGTGGTACTCTCCCTGCTCGCCGAGGGGGTCTACCCCGGCCCGCTTGGCGTCCTCCACTAGCTCCTCCACAGTATCGCGTGAGAAGACCCTGCCCAGCCACCGGCTAAGCCTGGCGTCAACCCCGGTGAAGAGCGCCTCTATCCCCGCCTCGGCCTCCCGGTAGGCCAGCTCCACGGGATCCATGCCCCAGAGGGGCTCGCTCAGCCTGGCCCCCGCGTCTGCAGCCACAGCCTCCATGTAGCGGAGGTGGTCCTCGACATAGACGTCGCCCGCGACCACCTCGTCCGCGCCTAGCCTGCGTAGGATCTCGACAGTCTCTTCCCTCTCCCTCCCCCTGTGGAGCCTCGCCACCACCACCGGTATCCCGGCCAGGTTGAGGGTCTCCACGGTCTTCCCGAGGTTCAGCAGGTGGGGGCTGGGCCTGGGGAAGCGGTAGACCAGCACCAGGCCGAGGTCCACCGGCCACCTCTGCATCGCTGCGTAGAGGGAGTCCTTGCCCCCGGATAGCAGGGCCACTCGGACCAATGGGCTGCCCACCGGCACCCTTCCAGCAATATCCTTAAATAATATCTGGTTATGGTGCACCGCTGGCCCCGGAAAGGTGTACCAGGGGGCGTGTGACGGGTTGCATATACCCGACGGCTACCTGGATCCATACTGGTGCGCAGCCACCTACGCCGTCAGCGTGGCCTACCTGGCGGCTGCGTGGAGGAGGCTCCGCGGCCGCCTGACACGCGAGCAGGTGACAGCCGCGGCGGTGCTGGCGGCCGGCATATTCGTGGCGCAGATGCTGAACTGGCCGATACCGGGCGGCACCTCGCTCCACTTCGTGGGCGGCGCTCTCGCCGCCATACTGTTCGGGCCCTGGCTCGGCCCCTACGTGCTAGCCCTGGTTGTAACCACCCAGGCGCTCGTCTTCCACGACGGCGGGATAACAACGCTGGGCGCCAACATACTGAACATGGCTATCATAGACGGTCTTGTGGGCTACGCGGTGTACCGGGCCACGGTGAGGGCGCTGGGGGCTACGCGTGGAGCGAGGCTGCTGGGTGCCTTCCTGGGGGGATGGCTAGGCATAACCCTGGCTGGAGCGATGGCCGGTGTCGAGATAGGGCTTAGCCCGTCGTTCCCCTACGGTGTGAAGATAACTGTGCCTGTAATGGCTGGCTGGCACGCCCTCCTAGGTATAATAGAGGGTGTGATAACGGCGCTGGTTGTGGACTACCTGTACCAGCACCGCAGCCCGCTGGTCGAGGCGGCTGAGAGGGCCACCCTAACAGTCAAAGCCTAGAGGGGGTGGGGGCCGTGCCCGGCCTCTTCTCGAGGTACCGGGGCGCGTTCATAGCCATGGCCGTGCTGTTGGTGGTGAGCCCGGTCTTCGGCGTGATACTGGCGGACAAGCTAGGCTACCACGAGCCCCTCGACGTCGCCGCCGAGAAGCTAGGGCTCCAGGAGAGGAGCCTTGGCGAGTGGACGCCGTTCAGCGACTACACGTTCCCAGGGCTGCCCGACACGCTGGGCTACATAGTCGCCGGCGCCGTAGGTGTAGCAGTGATCCTCGCCATAGGCTACGTGGCTGCGAGGCGCGTCGGGCGGTGAGCAGAGGACGGGGCTTGCTGGACGAGGCACTGGCGGGCTTCCTCAGCGAGCTTAGGGAGGCGGCTCTCTACCTGGCGGCCGGCGAGGGCCCAGTGGAGCCCCGCCACCCTGGCCTCGTTTTTCTTCTCCTCGTCGTGGGCGTGGCCCTCGTCTCCTACTCGCCGCCGCTCCCAGCAGCCGCGGGGCTCCTCGCCTCCATGCCCGTGCTCGCCTACGCTGCCCTATCCCGCCGAGGCCCCGTAGCCCCGGTGGTCAGGTCGGCAGCCTACGTGGTGGGGGCCTCAGCCCTGGTCGCCCTCCCCCTGCTGCCCCTCCACCGTGGGTCTCAGGCGCTCCTCTTCCTCCTGCGGGTCTCCGCGGCCTCCGCCATGGTGGCCTCCGTGGCGGCCCTGGTGGGGTGGAGGCGGCTGGCCGAGGGCCTGGGGGAGCTCGGGCTCCCGGGAGAGATCGTGGAGGGCCTCAGCCTGGTGGCCCGCTACGTGCCCCTCCTCGCCTCGGAGATGCTCCGGCTCCTCGCTGCCAGGAGGGCCAGGAGCCTTGGGCGCCCGGGGCTCCGCGAGGCCTGGAGGCTCCTGGCCGGTGCTGCCGGGGAGCTCCTGGAGAGGAGTATGCAGCGCGCCACGCTGCTCGGCATGGCTATCGAGGCTAGAAGCCTGTCCCCGCTGACCCGGGGCCGGGGGCGTGGAGGGGGGTGGGCAGGCTCAGCCGCGGAGCTTCTCGCCTATCTCCCCCCGGCAGCGGTAGTGGCGGTGGAGGTGGCGGCCCTGCTTGCCGGTTGTTGAGGCCCGTGGCGTCTGGTTCGAGTACTCCCGCGGCAGCCCGGTGCTGCGGGGCGCCAGCCTCCGGGCGGGCCCCGGCGAGGTTGTGGCGCTGGCCGGGCCCACGGGCTCTGGGAAGTCGACGCTCCTCCTCATCCTGGCCGGGCTGCTGAGGCCGAGCCGGGGGGAGGTGCTTCTCGACGGCAGGCCGCTGTGGAGCCAGCTGCCGGGGGCTAGAAGGAGGATAGGCTTGCTCTTCCAGAACCCCGACGACCAGCTCTTCAACCCCACGGTGTACGATGAGATAGCCTACGCTCTCCGCGGCCTCGGGCTCCCCGGGCGCGTGATTGAGGAGAGGGTGGAGAGGGTTGCCCGGAGGCTAGGGATCCAGGGGCTCCTGAGCCGGCCGCCCTACAGGCTGAGCGTGGGGCAGCGCCGTCTGGTAGCCCTTGCCTCCATACTTGTCTACGACCCCGACGTGCTGCTCCTGGACGAGCCCACTGCCAACCTGGACCGGGCCGGGGTGGAGAAGCTGTTCAGCATAGTGCGCGAGGCGGCTGCGAGGGGGAAGACAGTGATTATGGCCAGCCACGACCTGGACGCTGTGCTGGAGCTGTCCACGAAGACGTGCATGGTCAGGGAGGGGGCTCTCGACTGCCACCCTACCCTGGAGGCGCTCGCCGAGGGCCTCTTCGAGGACACCTCGCTCCCCATACCGATATCCATGAGGCTTCTCCGTGACCGGCTCGGCGGCTGGAGGAGGGTGGCGGAGGAGCTGGCGGCGGCGCGGCGGCTAGGCGGTGGTGTAGGCGTAGAGGGTTAGCCCGTACCCCTCCCAGGGCGCCAGCCCGAGCAGCACGGTGAAGAGCGCCGCTATCAGCGCGGCCGCCTCCCGGGCCCCCGGCCTCCCCCCGGCCGCCTCCCGCGGCCCCGTGAACACCATGTATATCATGTAGCCGTAGTAGAATACCGCCACAGCGAAGTTGATAACCATGAGGGCCGCCAGGGCGGGGCTAGCCGAGACAGCTGCTATGAGCAGGTATAGCTTCCCCCAGAACCCTAGCGTGGGCGGCGCCCCGGCCAGCGAGGCGAGGGCCAGCACCAGCGCTGCCGCCGCCACGGGGCTCCGGTAGGCGAGGCCGCGCAGCCTCTCCCAGCTACAGGGCCTATCGTCCTCGCAGGCCGTGTCTAGCACCAGGAAGCTCGCGAGCTTGGAGAACGCGTAGCCAGCCGTGTGGAGCGCTATACCCGCCAGCGCGGCCACGTTATCTATGCCCGGGAGCCGGGCGAGCGCCGCGAAGCCGACGACGATGTAGCCGGCCTGGGCCACGCTGCTGTAGGCTAGCAGCTTCTGGGGCGAGTCCCTCACCGTGAGCAGCGCCCCCAGGTTGCCGTAGAGCATCGTAAGGGCGGCGAGCACACCCATGGTCCAGAGCACTATGTGTGGCTCCACCACCGCGAAGGGCGCGACCAGCTTGGCTATCATAAGCGCCGCTATTATCTTCGCGGCTGCGCTCGCGACAGCTATCACCAGGGGCTTCGCGTTACCGTAGACGTCTATTAGCCAGCCGTGGAAGGGGACAACACCCATCTTGAACCCTACAGCCACGGCCACCATTGCGACTGTGGGGGTCACGAGCAGCGCATCGCGGATCAGGAGCCCCGGCGATATGGCGGCGTCCCCGTGCACGATGTAGAAGAGCGTGAGCCCCAGTAGGAGTATAATGGTTGCAATGGTCCCGTTTACAGCGTACTTTATAGCAGCCTCCGCCGATATGGCGTCGCGGTAGAGGGCCACCAGGATGTAGCTTGAGACGGCCGCGAGTATCCAGCCCACGTAGACGAGGTAGAGGAGCCGGGCGAGCCCGAGCACTATGACGCCGAGCGCCATAAGCCCCATGACGGCGTAGAAGGCCTCGCCCGCCTCCCAGTAGTCGACTATACGCGACGCCGCCATAGCCGCTAGGGCGAACACGATAACCACTGTGGAGAGTAGGAACACGGAGTAAGTGTCGATAACCAGGGCCCCGTTGAACGCTGTGGTATAGCCCTGCGCCGGCGCGAAGGCCAGGCTCATGTAGAGCGCTGCGGCGAGAGCCACGGCGGTGGCGGCGTAGAGGCTCACCCTCGCGGCCCGCGGCCCCCAGAGCGGGGCCACCAGGCCGGTGAAAGCATAGCCCACGAGCACGGCGAGGAAGCTGTAGTCGGCCACGCCAGTGAGGACGGGCGGCACCACGGCTACCACCCTGGAGCAAGGCTTGCCAGCGCGGGCCAGGCCGCGTGGGCTATGAAGAATATCACCACCGTGGAGAGGATCGCCGCGAGCACCATTCCAGCCATGAAGTACACGATATAGATCCTCACGTCCCCGCTCTGCAGCCTCCTAACGGCCGCACTCAGCCCCGCAGCCGCGGCGGGCAGCTCCACGTGGAGCGCCCGGTCCAGCCTCAGCTCAGCCCCCTCCTGCAGCGCCCCAATCATCCTCCAGCCCGCCCGGGCCACGCCGCCGTGCACAGCCAGGTCCAGCAGCTCCTCCACACGGGCCAGGGCGCGCGAGAGCCACGCGCCCGGGTAGACTACGAGCCTGTATATCAGAGGGTTCACCAGCCACCTGTCGTAGAGGAACCCGTGGAGAGCACCCAGCAGGGGCCTCTCTTCAACCCCCCGTAGGGGGAGGAGGCGGGCGCGGTAGAGCAGGATCCCCGACGCCCCCAGCGCTGCAGCGAGGGTGCCGTAGGCCACCACGCCCAGCTCCTCCCTGAAAGCATGGAGCCCCACGGCCTCCTCCAGGAGGCGCGCGAGCCAGGGCCAGGCGAGGCCGAGGCCCAGGGAGGCCAGGCCGAGGGCCAGGTAGGGGCCCAGCATCAGCCAGCCGGGCTCCCCGGCGTGGCGCTCCCCCCGGGGCGGGGCGAGGAACACGTAGTAGATCATCCTAACTGTGTAGAACGCTGTGAGCACAGCGGTGGCCAGCGCGGCTAGGCTGGCCCAGCCGCCGAGCAGGCCTATCGCCTCCACGGCCAGGTCCTTGCTCCACCAGCCCGAGAAGGGCGGCAGCGCGGCCAGGCTCAGCCCGGCCAGGAGGAAGGCTAGGAACGTGTAGGGCATTGAGCGCCGCAGCCCGCCCATGTCTGTTATGTAGCGGCTGCCCACCTCGTGTATCACCGCGCCGGCGGCGAGGAAGAGCGCCGCCTTGAACACGGCGTGGGAGATTAGGTGGGCCAGCCCCCCGAGGCTGCCGAGGGCCGGGCTCCCCGCGGCCGCGGCGGCGAAGACGGCGGCCATCATGTAGGATAGCTGGCTGGCCGTGGAGAATGCTAGTATGAGCTTAAGCTCCCTAGCCACTATAGCCATTGTAGCCGTCGAGAAGGCTGTGAGCAGGGCGAGCCAGGCCAGCCCCCGATAGACGCCGGCGCCGGCGCCGTGGAAGAGGGCCAGCCCCGCCGCTATGGCGGGGGTGAAGCGGAGCGCGAAGTAGACACCCGCCTTCACCATGGTTGCCGCGTGTATCAGCGCCGACACCGAGGTGGGGCCCGTCATGGCGGTTACCAGCCACTCGTGGAAGGGGAACTGGGCGCTCTTCGCCAGCGCGCCTAGGTAGAAGAGGGCGAGCCACGCAGCCAGGAGCCCCCTCATGTTGAGGTCCGAGAGCAGCCAGGCGGCGTGCCCCTCCATCCCCGACATGCTCGTGGAGCCGAGGGAGGCGGCCACGAGGCCCATGCCTATAAGCATGCCCATATCGCCGAGCCGCGTGAATGAGAGTGCCCGGAGCCCGCTATGAGTTGGCGTGAACCACATGGGCACCCCGAGCCTGGAGCGGCCGGGGTCGCCCACCCACGCCTCCTCCCGGTCGTCGTGGTAGAAGCTTATGAGGGCCCAGCTGGAGAGCCCGGTGCCCTCCCAGCCTATGAACATTACAACAAGGTCGTCGGCGTAGACGAGCAGCAGCATGCTAGCCACGAAGAAGCTGTAGAACAGCCAGTACCTGGCCGCCCCCCACTCTCCTATGTAGTCGACGCTGTAGAGGGCTATCAGCAGGCTGAGGGTGGAGACGACCACCCCCACTATCCCGGAGAGCGCATCCACCCGGAGCGCCAGGTCGACGCCGAGCCCGGGCACCCAGGGATAGCTGAGCCTCCCCTCCCCCGCGGCGAGCGCGAGCCAGGAGAACACGGTGGCCGCTGCGGCGCCCGCCACCCCGGTCCAGGCAATCCTCCTCCAGCCGGAGCCGAGCACGGCGAGCAGCACCACGGCTAGGGCCGCCAGGTACTCGGACGCCACCGCCGCCAGCGCCAGCAGCCCGGGCGAGGCCATCCAGCCCACCTCTCGCCGGGGATCAGCCGTAGACCTGCCTCAGCAGGGAGAGCACCGGGCCGGCAACCAGGTTGACGAGTATGAAGAGGGCTACGCCGAGCACCGCCAGGGCCACGAGGGGCGCGAGCAGGCCCCGCACGCCCTCCTCCCCAGCCCTCTCGTACGCCCTCCCCGGCCTGCCGAGGAACATGTTCCTGAAGGCGAGGAAGCTGTAGACAGCAGTGAGCGTCATTGCCGCCGCGACGCCTGCCGCGAGGACCACGAAGGCGCCGGGCCCGTAGCCGCTGGCCCACCTGGCGAATCCGAAGACCAGGTAGACCTCGCTCCACATGCCCAGCGTCGGGGGTATACCGGATATCATCATGAAGCCGAGGAGGGCTACGGCAGCCGTGTAGGGCATGCGCTGCAGCAGCCCACCCAGCTCCCCGAGGTCGCGGGTGCCCAGACCCACTATGAAGACGCCGGCGACGCCGAAGAGTATTGCCTTGCCCAGCGCGTGGGCCATATAGTGGAGCACCGTCCCGGTCTCACCCACCGGGTTTGCGGCCGCGAGCCCCAGCATAAGGTAGCCCATCTGCGATATGCTGCTATAGGCTAACAGCCTCTTCACATCCCTCTGGGCGAGCACCAGGAAGCCCCCGTAGAGCATGGTGGCCAGGGCCCAGAGGAGGAGGATGGGGCTAACGGAGCCCCAGAGGCGGGGGAAGAACCCGACACCGGCCCGGAGCATGGCGTAGGCCCCTATCCCTATCAACAGCGGCGAGAGCAGCGCCGAGACCGGGGTAGGGGCCTCAGCGTGCGCGTAGGGGAGCCAGAGGTGGAGCCCAGACATGGCCATCTTGACCGCGAGCCCCACGACTATGAGCGCGAGCGCCAGCGCGTGGCCCCCGCCGGCCCCGGTTACGTAGCCGGAGCCAGGCAGGTAGAAGTCGTAGGAGTGGATGAGGAAGAGGCCCAGGAGGTAGAGGAGCGCGCCCAGGTGGGTCCAGACGAGGTAGATGAGGCCCACGCGCACCCGGTCACCGTAGCCGTAGAGGACTATGAGGAGCGCGCTCGGGATCAGCGTGAGCTCGAGGAAGAGGTAGAAGAGTATACCGTTGCCAGCCATGACAGCGCCCAGCATCCCCGCGGTGAATAGCTGGTAGAGCAGGTAGTAGACGCCCCAGTGCCTCTCATCCAGCCCCATCTCCTCGAAGCGGTGCTCCATGTAGGGGCTGGAGTAGAGGGCCACAAGCAGGCTCACAACCGCGATGGTGAGGGCCATCGCAGCCCCCACGGCGTCGAGGAAGAGGCTGAACACCCCGACGCCG contains:
- a CDS encoding complex I subunit 5 family protein; translation: MEETGLGLPLLWASVAAPAIAGTVSGLYASRIGRRGHVLLNSGSWLISLLLLLPPAAAALGGRVVLDPLWARVPGVGVFSLFLDAVGAAMALTIAVVSLLVALYSSPYMEHRFEEMGLDERHWGVYYLLYQLFTAGMLGAVMAGNGILFYLFLELTLIPSALLIVLYGYGDRVRVGLIYLVWTHLGALLYLLGLFLIHSYDFYLPGSGYVTGAGGGHALALALIVVGLAVKMAMSGLHLWLPYAHAEAPTPVSALLSPLLIGIGAYAMLRAGVGFFPRLWGSVSPILLLWALATMLYGGFLVLAQRDVKRLLAYSSISQMGYLMLGLAAANPVGETGTVLHYMAHALGKAILFGVAGVFIVGLGTRDLGELGGLLQRMPYTAAVALLGFMMISGIPPTLGMWSEVYLVFGFARWASGYGPGAFVVLAAGVAAAMTLTAVYSFLAFRNMFLGRPGRAYERAGEEGVRGLLAPLVALAVLGVALFILVNLVAGPVLSLLRQVYG